In a single window of the Thunnus albacares chromosome 1, fThuAlb1.1, whole genome shotgun sequence genome:
- the kif7 gene encoding kinesin-like protein kif7: protein MSPKLPGGQGKGDYSAVQVAVRVRPLLPKELLHCHESCITVDSELCRVTLGHDRHFLCDFVFEETCCQEEVYSVSVQPLIDAFFQGFNATVFAYGQTGSGKTYTIGEANICSFRDEEQGIIPRAVADVFKLLDENDLTDFSVRVSYLEVYKEEFKDLLEVETASKDIHIREDKGNIVLCGVKECEVEGLDEVLSLLESGNTARHTGATQMNPNSSRSHTIFTLYMDQRRGSSRLYGTATSAGPQMLSSKFHFVDLAGSERILRTGNTGERLKESIQINSGLLALGNVIGALGDPKRKGSHIPYRDSKITRILKDSLGGNSKTLMIACISPSSSDFDESLNTLNYATRARNIQNRATVNCKREPDRVEGLEQQIKALRRALENRQRSETRIIAHADPNRRPRLGEGEISRLQAQSAHYRTCTDTAYRLLRELQSEGALTAEQSLRVKEWLCSVEEERSGLTTASGPDSGIENSSTEDSVALRRGRPSVSNQDPEAVEERWSHEHESEKDGEKEDSIVQLQAQIQRLESENTDFLAALEDAMEQYKQQSDKLQEQQDLIAELQCLLSTPGLLGLGLNLRPRPHTAPMGSMQHSQNGGSHRQVSPVGYLVNAPCGDQDVDLHEEQEILGGAETQDTEEEGSHSNLLRERRRLVNLTWTKRDMLSGGLAAGGKVLMSQLLEPDQHPSLARKASNSSAGETSVRESMKGFEGVSEWGLLQAQQKIRELSVTIRIKEELIKELVKTGKDAQALNKQYSHKITALENEAVQARQELQEAQRQLQDLERQEREISATDRTRAQECRRKIAAAQSKVQVLSQRQRDTARLANLPAQSERRVLELERSVWSMRQQQEQLQRRLRQESQQKRRLETEMQRRTHRVKELEIKNEQQQKILKIKTEEIAAFQRQRRSGSNGSVISLEEQQKIEEQKRWLDEEMERVLEQRRGLEDLEGELTKREEILAKKEALLQERSGLETKRLRSSQALSKDLMMLTGRIESLEQELSERNGLLRSSSAQDSQQIRQEISNLRQEKDSLLKQRVELDDKLRQGNLLSPEEERTLFQLDEAIEALDAAIEYKNEAITQRQRQLRASASMLSQWEMNLMAKLSYLSASETRALLCKYFDKVVSLREEERKLQLALAELEMQLDEQQRLVQWLENALDRTQLDTDRRLTQQQKEHERSVQLLLQQCREQIDEGLAGRLRQYEGWIHNLSKELNHYKAANLDLSNKLREFCGPVTQPKEYAKVVQSDGKSVGVGSTEKLSRCSEDSQGGRGAAQPDKPPRSREEMRELVNTPLPSTWRRSSLPTEEPAVMEELWLGATGDVPVNRVIQTGMGSWGVPTSLPVVKSRRESRRSSLNIGPLISNNALIDVRKNPV from the exons ATGTCTCCCAAATTGCCTGGTGGCCAGGGCAAAGGGGATTATTCTGCGGTGCAAGTAGCTGTTCGAGTGCGTCCTCTGCTGCCTAAAGAGCTCCTGCACTGCCACGAGAGCTGCATCACTGTGGACTCTGAACTTTGTCGGGTTACTCTGGGCCATGACCGACACTTCCTTTGTGACTTTGTATTTGAAGAAACCTGCTGTCAGGAGGAAGTTTATTCTGTGTCTGTCCAGCCACTCATAGATGCCTTCTTCCAGGGTTTCAATGCTACAGTCTTTGCCTACGGTCAGACGGGCTCAGGCAAGACTTACACCATTGGAGAAGCTAATATTT gTTCgttcagagatgaggagcagggtATCATCCCCAGAGCTGTTGCAGATGTCTTCAAGCTGCTAGATGAAAATGACCTCACAGACTTCTCAGTCCGAGTCTCCTATTTGGAGGTCTACAAAGAGGAATTCAAGGACTTACTGGAGGTGGAGACAGCAAGCAAGGACATCCACATCCGGGAGGATAAGGGCAACATCG TTTTGTGTGGTGTAAAGGAGTGCGAAGTGGAGGGTCTCGATGAGGTGCTGAGTTTACTAGAATCAGGAAACACAGCGAGGCACACTGGTGCAACTCAGATGAATCCAAACTCAAGCCGGTCTCACACCATCTTTACCTTGTACATGGATCAGCGTCGGGGAAGTTCACGCCTTTACGGGACTGCTACAAGTGCTGGACCACAAATGTTGTCTTCCAAGTTCCACTTTGTGGATCTGGCAGGATCAGAGCGCATCTTAAGGACAGGCAACACTggagagagactgaaagaaagCATCCAGATTAACAGCGGTCTTCTGGCGCTGGGAAATGTTATAGGGGCACTGGGAGACCCCAAGAGGAAAGGCTCTCACATACCATACAGAGATTCTAAAATCACAAG GATCCTAAAAGACTCTTTAGGAGGAAATTCCAAAACACTGATGATTGCCTGCATCAGCCCATCTTCCTCAGACTTTGATGAGAGTCTAAATACACTAAACTATGCCACACGGGCCCGAAACATTCAAAACCGGGCGACAGTCAACTGCAAGCGAGAGCCAGATCGGGTGGAAGGGCTGGAGCAGCAAATCAAGGCCCTTCGTAGAGCCCTCGAAAACCGCCAGCGTTCAGAGACCCGCATCATTGCTCACGCTGATCCAAACAGGAGACCTCGACTTGGCGAGGGAGAAATCAGCAGACTGCAAGCCCAGAGTGCCCATTATAGGACTTGCACAGACACTGCATACAG GTTGCTGCGGGAGCTGCAGAGTGAAGGGGCACTGACTGCAGAGCAGAGCCTGAGAGTAAAGGAGTGGCTGTGCTCAGTGGAGGAGGAACGGAGTGGGCTGACCACTGCTTCTGGACCAGACAGCGGTATCGAGAACAGCTCCACTGAGGACAGTGTTGCATTAAGGAGGGGAAGACCTTCTGTAAGCAACCAG gATCCAGAGGCTGTGGAGGAGAGGTGGAGTCATGAGCATGAAAgtgagaaagatggagagaaagaggacagTATTGTCCAGCTTCAAGCCCAGATCCAGCGGTTAGAGAGCGAGAACACAGACTTCTTAGCGGCTCTGGAGGACGCTATGGAGCAATACAAGCAGCAG agTGATAAGCTGCAGGAGCAACAGGACCTGATAGCGGAGCTGCAGTGCCTGCTGTCTACTCCAGGGCTGCTGGGCCTGGGCCTTAATCTGAGGCCTCGGCCACACACTGCTCCTATGGGCTCCATGCAACACAGCCAAAATGGAGGCTCACACAGACAG GTCAGTCCAGTGGGATATCTTGTTAATGCACCCTGTGGTGATCAGGATGTCGACCTCCATGAGGAGCAGGAGATCCTTGGAGGAGCAGAAACGCAggacacagaagaagagggcaGTCACTCCAACCTCCTCCGGGAGAGACGCAG GCTGGTGAACTTGACCTGGACCAAGAGGGACATGCTCTCAGGAGGACTAGCAGCTGGTGGTAAAGTGCTCATGTCTCAGCTGCTTGAGCCAGACCAGCACCCCAGTTTAGCCAGAAAAGCAT CCAACTCCAGTGCTGGAGAGACATCTGTACGTGAAAGTATGAAAGGTTTTGAAGGCGTTTCTGAGTGGGGTCTTCTTCAGGCACAGCAGAAAATTAGAGAACTGTCTGTCACCATCCGCATCAAAGAAGAACTCATCAAGGAGCTGGTCAAAACAG GTAAGGATGCTCAGGCCCTGAACAAACAGTACAGCCATAAGATCACAGCCCTGGAGAATGAAGCTGTGCAGGCGCGACAGGAGCTGCAGGAGGCCCAACGGCAGCTGCAGGATCTGGagaggcaggagagagagatCAGTGCGACAGACAGGACCAGAGCACAGGAATGTCGCAGAAAGATCGCTGCTGCTCAGAGCAAAGTTCAG gtTCTCAGTCAGCGTCAGAGGGATACTGCTCGTCTAGCTAATCTGCCCGCGCAGAGTGAACGCCGTGTTTTAGAGCTGGAGCGCAGTGTTTGGTCCATGAGGCAGCAGCAGGAACAGCTGCAAAGGCGGCTGCGTCAGGAAAGTCAGCAGAAACGACGTCTGGAGACCGAGATGCAACGACGAACTCACAGAGTCAAG GAACTTGAGATAAAGAATGAGCAGCAGCAAAAGATCCTGAAGATCAAGACTGAGGAGATCGCTGCCTTCCAGAGGCAGAGACGCAGTGGCAGTAACGGCTCTGTCATCTCATTGGAAGAACAACAG AAGATTGAGGAACAGAAACGCTGGCTGGACGAGGAGATGGAGCGTGTGCTGGAACAGAGGAGAGGGCTGGAAGATCTGGAAGGAGAGCTCACTAAACGAGAGGAAATCCTAGCCAAGAAAGAAGCCCTGCTACAGGAACGCAGCGGACTGGAGACTAAGAGACTCCGCTCCAGTCAG GCCCTGAGTAAAGATCTGATGATGCTAACAGGGCGTATCGAATCACTTGAGCAAGAGCTGAGTGAGAGGAACGGTCTCCTTCGCAGCAGCAGTGCTCAGGACTCCCAACAGATTCGCCAAGAGATCTCCAACCTGCGTCAAGAGAAAGATTCACTGCTTAAACAAAGAGTGGAGCTGGACGATAAGTTGCGGCAGGGAAACCTGCTCTCGCCAGAG GAGGAGCGAACCCTTTTCCAGCTGGACGAGGCGATTGAGGCTCTGGATGCAGCTATTGAGTACAAGAATGAGGCTATCACTCAGAGACAGAGGCAGCTGAGGGCTTCTGCCAGCATGCTCTCACAGTGGGAGATGAATCTCATGGCCAAACTCAGCTACCTGTCTGCCTCCGAGACCAGAGCTCTGCTGTGCAAGTACTTCGACAAG GTGGTGTCTCTGCGTGAGGAAGAGCGTAAGCTACAACTTGCCCTTGCTGAGCTGGAAATGCAACTAGATGAGCAGCAGAGGCTGGTGCAGTGGCTGGAAAACGCTCTTGATCGCACACAACTCGACACAGATCGCAGGCTCACACAACAGCAGAAGGAACATGAAAGGAGTGTGCAGCTGTTACTGCAGCAGTGCCGAG AGCAAATAGATGAGGGCCTGGCAGGACGGTTGCGGCAGTATGAGGGATGGATTCATAACCTCAGCAAGGAGTTAAACCACTACAAGGCGGCAAATCTGGACCTAAGCAACAAACTGAGGGAGTTCTGTGGTCCAGTCACCCAGCCAAAGGAGTATGCTAAAG TTGTGCAGTCTGATGGTAAATCAGTAGGCGTCGGCAGTACGGAGAAGCTGAGCCGCTGCTCTGAGGACAGCCAAGGAGGCAGAGGGGCGGCACAGCCTGACAAACCTCCAAGGTCCAGGGAGGAAATGCGAGAGCTGGTGAACACTCCTCTCCCATCCACGTGGCGACGCTCTTCTCTCCCCACAGAGGAACCTGCTGTCATGGAGGAGCTGTGGCTTGGAGCGACTGGGGACGTTCCTGTTAACCGTGTCATTCAAACAGGGATGGGGTCCTGGGGTGTGCCGACATCCCTGCCTGTGGTTAAATCTCGCAGAGAGTCCCGCCGCTCCAGCCTCAACATCGGACCACTGATTTCAAACAACGCATTAATTGACGTGCGGAAGAATCCtgtctga